Below is a window of Ahaetulla prasina isolate Xishuangbanna chromosome 1, ASM2864084v1, whole genome shotgun sequence DNA.
tgttttgttttgtttttgtccatTGCAGGAGATCCTCATTGAAGTGTCACCTGGCTCATACATAATCAACACAACTTCATATGATGACACAATCAAAGAAGCACACCTAGTTAATGTTCATCCAGGAGAAAGTGTAAATCTGGTTTTTCATTTATCTCCTAAGAATGACAATTAAAATCAATTTCAATGTCTGAAGTGTCATCTTTTCATATCTAATATATTTTGTTGAGTATTCTTCTCTACTTTATTTTTTAACTGTTATAGCTTGAACTTGATTAACATTTGCTGCAATTTGAatcatgaatgtatttttactttTGTGCTATGTGATTCTTTGTACCTAATAAATTATGAGAATGATATTGCTTTCTTACGAACATTTGATTCTGCTCTGTGTTTTGTTCACCTAAAATTCTGGCACTTTTGAAGTAGAGTagggaaaaataattttattttgcttctctGTAGATAAGAACAAACAGTACATTCTGGCTAAAGATAAATGACTAAATCCATTACACTCATCAGCATCTAATGTTTAGTACAAAGCTTTTTGGCTGTTAGCATATTGATTTGATTCCCTTTTATTTTTCTGTGGCATCACTAGTCTCAAACTTAAAAAACCAGTTACTTCAAAATTACTTTACCCTGGTTCAAGATTTCAGTAGTATGGCAAGAAGAATTTACGAAATAGCTAAGAGAATCTTATATAAACAGTGCTACTGTTTAGTGCCATCTTGAATTCCTGAAAGAGTGGGTAGCAATTCTATACATAATTAACCTCCCCATGATGAGCTAGTAATTCCATGACTCAAGATTTTCTTCATCGAAAGATGCCTTTGATGAGACTGTTCAATGGTTTCAAATATAGCACTGTGGTTGTACAGAATTGGTGGAAATCCATCTGTGGATGAAATGGCTTTTTTGTCAGCTCTTTCTTTTCTGCAGCTGCTACTGACAGTGTTGGCTCCTATAGATGATGATATAACAGTTATAGACTGAAAGGTTGGGGGGGGAAAACTTGACTCTACAAAATGTCAGAAATCCACAAGCAGAGTATCTGATCCACGAGGAGGACTTGATAAATGAGCCCTGCAAATCATAATGTGCTTTATCACTTAGCATAATGTGTGAGCTCAGCCATATTACTAGTTCTGTTTTAAGTACTTTAATGCCTATAAAGGGTAGATATCTTGATTGGTTATTAACGTGAAATAAAATTAGACTATCAGTAACATTGTTCCCTTGGCGGCATTctcttagaaatagaaatagcaataacacttagacttatataccacagtgctttacagccctctctaagcagtttacagagtcagcatattgccggcaacagtctgggtcctcattttactgaccatcaaactgctgacagttggcagtcagcagaattagcctgcattacCTTATTCTAACCACAGCACCACCATGGCACATAAATACTTGGCTTTTGCTTGTTTGTTGAATTCAATGACTATTTTAAGTGAAATAATGGAAAATGAAAATCTGGTTTAATATTACGCTCTTAGAAACAATTTTGGCAGAACTGCCTATAGCAAAGACCTCTTTATCATATACAACACATatacaaaaaagttaaaatactgaATGCATTCCAAAATATGTAAGTGCATGAACTGATTGACAGCATGATAATATATAACCATCTAGTACTGACCATTAATATACTTCTGGATTTCAGTAGGAAATTGGTTGGCATTTGTTAACTTTGTGTATTTTGTACATATACAGGCAAGGTGAAAACTGACCTCTATTATCACAGCAGTCATCTTAGAGATTGCACAGTTGGAAACCCTTACCTATGGTTTGGCTTTGAGATCCTTTTCCTAATGCAATGAAAATCAACTTTGACTTGTCAACTGAAGAGGGTTCTATGGACCTCCTTCCAAACAGCCAAAGGATCAGAAGCAgcttttgcaaagaaaaatacACCATGTCTGGAATGCTATCTTCCAATTGTGAACAGAGAGTTGGCAAACCTTCAGCATAAAGATTTAAAGGATATGTATGGTTTGCATCCTACCAAGGTAAATTGGGCTGGGGGGTGGCCTTGCTCCTGTTGGCCAATTGATACTGCATGCTTTGCCCCAACCACTGCCACTTGATTTTTCAGGGTCACCCATTTTTAGCAGTAGATTTCAGGCTTTCCTATTTCTCATTGCAAATCaaaagaggcagaaaaaggtCATCTTAATCCTGGTTTCTCTCAGAGAGCAAGGGTAGGGCCCCTGCAGTAACTTTAAGCTCTCCCCTCCCCAATAGTACAGATGCCTTCTTTCCCATTCATCCTCAACTGTGGAACAAGCTAAACTGTGGGAGAGGAGAACTATATAATGGGAGAACTATGGGGACCAAATTCACTGGGGAATGGCTTTACCATGGGTTTCTATAGCCAGTCCTCTCATAGTAAAGCTTTCTACAAGTTTATTACTGGGATGCTACCTGAAGAGCTGTTTCCAGCTTCTCCCTTTCCCGGTGAGAAGGGAAATGGGGCATGTGGCTCTTTCTGATGCCAGGAGAACTAATGCAAAGAAAACTAATTTTGCTGCCTGTCCTCCACTTCTCTTGTTAACCTTGATTGGCAGAAGAAATCTGCAGTGGGCAAGAGAagcaggggagaaagagaaagagaaagactccATGGGATTGGAGAACTGGATCTTCTATTAGTAGCTGTGGTAGCACCAGAGGCAATGGTCCCCATCCCAATTCTCTCTTCCCTCCGCTTATGGCTCAGATGAAATTCTTATTCTCTTTATCGAGTAGGAGTTGAAAGTGCAGTTCTTCTTAGAGTGGCATGATTTTTGCCAACTCCTGCACAAAATGTCACCATTTTACAGCTGCCATGTCGAGGTGCCCTCcatcatagcaaaaaaagctctaagagttgtaaacctaatcttgcgtagcttcttttccaaaaacaccacactactaaccagagcatataaaacatttgctagaccaattctagaatacagctcgcctgtttggaaccctcaccacatctctgacatcaatacaattgaatgtgtccagaaatattttacaagaagagttctccattcctctgaaaacaacaaaataccttatcccaccagacttgaaatcctaggcttagaaaacttggaattccgtcgccttcgacaagacctaagtttaactcacagaatcatctattgtaatgtccttcctgttaaagactacttcagcttcaattgcaataatactagagcaaccaatagatttaaacttaatgtcaaccgctttaatctagattgcagaaaatatgacttctgtaacagaatcatcagtgcttggaatactttacctgactctgtggtctcttcccataatcctaaaagctttaaccaaaaactttctactattgacctcaccccattcctaagaggaccataaggggcgtgcataagcgcacaaacgtgcctaccgttcctgtcctattgtttttcttttcttcttcctatatatatatatgcttatacctccttatatttactcatatatgtgtttatatattatataatctttttgtacgatacctacatatattgttatgacaaaattaaataaataaaaataaaatcatcatAAAACATTCTTTGTGTTTTTCCTGTTGAAGTAGTCTCATAAACTACATATTATATGTGATTGATAACTCCTTATGATCCAAACACATTATTCCTGAAAACTAACCAAGGTAGTATAAGTGGCTATTTGCCCTTTCTCAAATATGAAATCAGATATGAAAGTGCCTCTGATGGAGTACTTAACTTCTATTAACACTATAATATTCATAAAAGTCTCTGGCTCGCAGGAGAATCTACTATCTTTGAGATGTTACTTTATGGCACTTCCAAgcatcctcagccagcatgactcATAGTAAGttgcatcaaacaacatctgtagATGCAAACAAtgtctttctctctgcctttATGGTATATGTATAAAGGCCAAGGGCAAGTTTAACATACTAAATCTGGGGCAACTTGCAGAGTGAACCATCATTAGTTAATATACACTCCCATGAGACAGTGACTGGGTTTTACACATAATGCTAAGAAATCAAGGCTAAGTCACAATAGTTTGATTTAAACAACATATATAAGCcataatatattgaaatatttgaaTAACCCATTGTGTGGCCTGATTTTTACCCAGGATATGAAACCAACAGATTCTAGATATCTATTGGAGATCAATCAAGGGAGATCTTGTGTACCTTGGCTTTTATAAACAAAGGTGGGCTGGCTTCTCTTCCAGTACTTCCactctggtcttctggtttcctgtAGGGTGGGGTTTTCAAAAAGACTAGAATCTGTGTTCACTGCACGATCTACCATTGTGCTCTCGGTCctacttttttccctttcacatTGAGACTCTGAGGAAGATGAGGAAGAGCTGGGTAGCACAGCAGAATGTTCTGCTTCAGGAGAGGCTTCTATTGCTAAGAATGGTGGTGTAGACTTACtagtgaattctttttttaaatctccgGAGGTTAATTTGGCTAAAGAGGGCCGTATCCACCAGCCACTGTAATCATAGTAACAGCGGCAGCAACAGGAGACACATTGCCTGTGTCTAGGCAATAAGCATGTGTGATGAAAATCATTACAGCAAGGACGGATAAAACAGCAACGTGTGCACCAGCAcctttggaaatcacccaaaGCAGAAACTGGAATAGTTCCGTGTGAATAATTGTAGTAGCCAGGCCTGTGAAGCTGCCCTTCAAACTGCTTCCTGCTTGTGTAGGGCATATGGATTCTCTCTACAATTCTCTCCCACCGTGCTGGAGAAATCCACAAAGCGAGGCCTAATGGAACTTTGGCTTTCTTGCCATTCCAAAAGCTGACTGTAATTTGCTCGTCTTCTTTTTCTGTTGAAAAGAATATATAGAAGGTTTGTTTAAAAATTCCAAGAACGTGTTCTTAACAATTGACTTTGCTGCTATACCaaggtggtttgttttttttccatgctTGACTATTCCATCTCATATGTGAGAAAGGATTTAGGCaggctttatttttttaagcagAGGAAAAAAGTTCCTCATTTAGCAAGATGAATGATGTAGCCAGAAGGTAGCTAAAGGATGTGTATCTTATTTTCACAGAACAATAACTTCTCCATCTGCAACCGCATTGGCTTCACATCCCATGGTAAAGCATCAATGAAGTCTTTCATGGGTTTTTCACATCACGAAGGATAGGCTGCCTTGGGGACAACAGAATGATGAAAAATACCCCAAACTCCAGCATTCTCCATCACTTCACAAAATCTAAAACCCacctcaaaatattttaaagtatgcCAAGAATATGCATTTTTTCAAATGGGAAGGAAATTGAGAAATCAAAAGAAAGATTTCAGTCTGAACCTAATTCACTTAAATTGTACTTGCGGCATATGCTAAATCAAAAAGCCCTATTAAGGCCAGAAATCTGTGCAGGTTAcaaaatatgatttctgcaaaTACTGCAAACCCAAACTGGCAGCTATTTCAATTTTAGTAGACACAGTGAGCCTCAAACCTCGGTTAAAATGCAATATGTAGTGtagggggagagagatgagaacACATATGCTCAAAAACAGAGCTTTTTGGCTTAGTCACCATCTTTGATTACAATTTATGCCCACTCGCATGGCTGCAAAGAGCTGCCTCCATATTCTCCCTAGGTGGTATTTTGTGAAGAGCAAGTACTACAGCACAATTTTCCACCAGATGACTTAATAAAACAtaccaagaaaaaataaaacttttaaagggtgtTACACAGTTGTACATATTTGGatcatttcatttttttgccttttgttCAGACATAACATTATTTTTCCAGTTTTCCCATTTTCAGTAAATGATGCCTAGATAGAATCATAAATGGCTAGTCCTTGCACAACCAATGCTCTTTCTAGCTCCTTCTTAAAGCAGAGATTCAGAACTATTTAAAATGCTAAACAATATGCAtagttctattatttttatttctctctgcaAGTGCCTTTggctcagtgatgggtttcatttttttttactacccattctgtgggtgtggcatggcttggtgggcgtggcaggggaaggttactgcaaagtccccatttcctcccaatcagctgggacttgggaggcagagaatagatgggggaggggccagtcagaatttttactaccaattctccgaactactcaaaatttccgctaccggttctccagaactgatcagaacctgctgaaacccacttctgctttgGCTGCAGAAAGCTGCTCCCATACTGCACAGTCTACTACCAGTATATGAAGTTGTTCCCATGTGCACCTAGATCAAAAGAAAATATGAGTGTGTAAGAGTTTGGGGGTAGGGAAAAGAAAGGGACTAGTGTGTATAAGGGTATGTGTGTTGCTGACATGTCTTCAAAAGAAGCAGATTACTTAACAATCAGCCAGCTATCTATGATACATAGGAGTAGGCAGTAATGAATAACTGATAAATTCACCACAGCTAGTCCAGGGCCTTAGATCCAACACCAGATGAACATGGACATGGAAAGGAACAGGGAACATGGGATACTGCAAACAAGAAAGCTATTGGATATGGATCCCCAGCTGCATTAATCTGCTTATTTGTATGGAAGATAAAGACATATGGGAAAAACTGAGGAACCTATTTCAACAAAAAGCCACGAACTCTCAAATTTCTCTTGTATTACAAATTTGTAATAAAGACttaaagatttaggcaatttatcAGCatacttaggttttttttttacaaccatatCTAATGAAATAAGGAGAGGTACAATTGCCTATAAATGGCTAAGAATGGCTTTCTGGTCTATTATCTGCCTGAGGAACAT
It encodes the following:
- the C1H11orf16 gene encoding uncharacterized protein C11orf16 homolog, whose protein sequence is MSECTLSSWPYHRRCCTVPRQAESLHRNVIVNPSSICSGCLLAHPLYGISPLLTTRCLCRSYCPFLLDAKCRTGQNLEKSLDVGSPVLAKKESDCYYYQGTIIKDLEEGEERSFLVQFAMGKDTPYLQKTASSDILECVNGMRHSILPGDKVMSPWEPEQKRYGPGTVLQGMETREPLREKEDEQITVSFWNGKKAKVPLGLALWISPARWERIVERIHMPYTSRKQFEGQLHRPGYYNYSHGTIPVSALGDFQRCWCTRCCFIRPCCNDFHHTCLLPRHRQCVSCCCRCYYDYSGWWIRPSLAKLTSGDLKKEFTSKSTPPFLAIEASPEAEHSAVLPSSSSSSSESQCEREKSRTESTMVDRAVNTDSSLFENPTLQETRRPEWKYWKRSQPTFVYKSQGANTVSSSCRKERADKKAISSTDGFPPILYNHSAIFETIEQSHQRHLSMKKILSHGITSSSWGG